A single region of the Vicia villosa cultivar HV-30 ecotype Madison, WI linkage group LG4, Vvil1.0, whole genome shotgun sequence genome encodes:
- the LOC131596537 gene encoding cysteine-rich receptor-like protein kinase 44 isoform X2: MASTSFHFSLFLLIITIFSSSKLAIAANNTQNFHYFCDFNNRGNFTNNSTYQTNLKTLLSSLTSNTQINYGFYNFSNGQNTNKVNAIALCRGDVKNQNDCLSCLKASSNNLTQLCPNQKEAIGWYEDEKCMLRYSDRSIFRLLETGPAYYAHNLANATDLSVFNETVRNLLDNLTQRASSGDSSLKYAADSARGPNDQTIYGLVQCTPDLSESDCSSCLDQSIARIPIDCCKDKIGGRVVRPSCNMRFETNFRFYVPTATPPPPPPSSTNNTSSPPPPGKSKTTTIIAIVVSVVAIVVLILIFIYLRARKRSKRLRIQEEEEEDDDDADEIEISASLQFKLDTIRDATNDFSDQNKLGQGGFGTVYKGTLPNGQEIGVKRLSKDSGQGYLEFKNEVVLVAKLQHRNLVRLLGFCIEGRERLLVYEYVHNKSLDYFIFDETKRACLNWERRYKIIAGIARGILYLHEDSRLRIIHRDLKASNILLDGEMNPKIADFGMARLFAVDQTQENTNRIVGTYGYMAPEYAMHGQFSVKSDVFSFGVLILEIISGHKNSGVRRGDTNEYLLSFVWRNWRDGSPTNIIDPTIINDSVNEVLRCIHIGLLCVQENASSRPTMASVVLMLNSHSLSLPRPSEPAFYVGSGAVDFQDIMMQSSEHNSGQESINQVSITELYPR, encoded by the exons ATGGCTTCTACTTCCTttcatttttctctctttctcctaATAATAACCATTTTCTCATCATCAAAACTAGCAATCGCAGCAAACAACACACAAAATTTCCACTACTTCTGTGATTTCAACAATAGAGGTAACTTCACAAACAACAGCACTTACCAAActaacctcaaaacacttttatCATCTCTCACTTCCAACACACAAATCAACTACGGTTTCTACAATTTCTCAAACGGCCAAAACACTAACAAAGTAAACGCAATTGCTCTCTGCAGAGGCGATGTTAAAAACCAAAACGACTGCCTCAGTTGCCTAAAAGCTTCAAGCAACAATCTCACACAGCTTTGTCCAAACCAGAAAGAAGCAATTGGTTGGTACGAAGATGAAAAATGCATGCTGCGTTATTCAGATCGATCCATATTTCGATTATTGGAAACAGGACCTGCTTATTATGCACACAACCTGGCTAACGCAACTGATTTGAGCGTGTTCAATGAAACTGTCCGAAACCTGCTAGATAATTTAACTCAGAGAGCTTCATCTGGTGATTCTAGTTTGAAATATGCTGCTGATAGTGCGCGCGGTCCGAATGATCAAACTATATATGGTTTGGTTCAGTGTACGCCAGATTTGTCTGAATCTGATTGTAGTTCTTGTTTGGATCAGTCTATAGCGCGAATACCGATTGATTGTTGTAAAGATAAGATTGGTGGAAGAGTCGTTAGGCCTAGTTGTAACATGAGATTTGAAACCAATTTTCGATTCTATGTTCCTACAGCAACCCCGCCACCACCTCCTCCTTCCTCCACCAATAATACTTCCTCACCTCCTCCACCAG GAAAAAGCAAAACTACCACAATCATTGCCATAGTAGTATCAGTTGTTGCTATTGTGGTGCTCATTTTAATCTTCATCTATTTAAGAGCAAGGAAGCGAAGTAAAAGACTTAGAA ttcaagaagaagaagaagaagatgatgatgatgctgatgaaaTTGAAATTTCGGCGTCATTGCAATTCAAGTTAGATACAATAAGAGATGCAACAAATGACTTTTCTGATCAAAATAAACTAGGACAAGGTGGATTTGGAACTGTTTACAAA GGTACACTCCCCAATGGACAAGAGATTGGTGTCAAGAGGTTGTCAAAGGATTCTGGCCAAGGATATTTAGAATTTAAGAATGAAGTTGTTTTAGTGGCTAAGCTTCAACACCGAAATTTAGTCCGACTACTCGGTTTCTGTATAGAAGGAAGAGAAAGACTGCTTGTATATGAATATGTTCACAATAAGAGTCTTGATTACTTCATTTTTG ATGAAACCAAGAGAGCGTGTTTAAATTGGGAAAGGAGGTATAAAATCATTGCAGGTATTGCTCGAGGAATTCTTTACCTTCACGAGGATTCTCGTCTACGCATTATCCATCGTGATCTCAAAGCAAGCAATATTCTCTTAGACGGAGAGATGAATCCAAAGATAGCAGATTTTGGTATGGCTAGACTGTTTGCAGTGGACCAAACTCAAGAGAATACAAATAGAATTGTGGGAACCTA TGGATATATGGCACCTGAGTATGCAATGCATGGACAGTTTTCTGTGAAGTCAGACGTATTCAGTTTTGGCGTATTGATTCTTGAGATTATAAGTGGTCACAAAAATAGTGGTGTTCGTCGTGGGGATACTAATGAGTATCTTCTAAGCTTT GTATGGAGAAACTGGCGAGACGGGTCGCCAACAAATATTATAGATCCTACAATAATCAATGATTCAGTAAATGAAGTATTGAGATGCATCCACATTGGGTTACTTTGTGTTCAAGAAAATGCATCTAGCAGACCAACTATGGCTTCTGTAGTACTAATGCTTAATAGCCATTCTCTCAGTCTACCAAGACCTTCGGAACCTGCATTTTATGTAGGTAGTGGAGCTGTAGACTTTCAAGATATAATGATGCAATCATCGGAGCATAACTCAGGTCAGGAATCGATAAATCAGGTTTCCATTACAGAGCTATATCCTCGCTAG
- the LOC131596537 gene encoding cysteine-rich receptor-like protein kinase 10 isoform X1, protein MASTSFHFSLFLLIITIFSSSKLAIAANNTQNFHYFCDFNNRGNFTNNSTYQTNLKTLLSSLTSNTQINYGFYNFSNGQNTNKVNAIALCRGDVKNQNDCLSCLKASSNNLTQLCPNQKEAIGWYEDEKCMLRYSDRSIFRLLETGPAYYAHNLANATDLSVFNETVRNLLDNLTQRASSGDSSLKYAADSARGPNDQTIYGLVQCTPDLSESDCSSCLDQSIARIPIDCCKDKIGGRVVRPSCNMRFETNFRFYVPTATPPPPPPSSTNNTSSPPPPGKSKTTTIIAIVVSVVAIVVLILIFIYLRARKRSKRLRIQEEEEEDDDDADEIEISASLQFKLDTIRDATNDFSDQNKLGQGGFGTVYKGTLPNGQEIGVKRLSKDSGQGYLEFKNEVVLVAKLQHRNLVRLLGFCIEGRERLLVYEYVHNKSLDYFIFGRFVSISLVVIKDMVLTSEIHISFICFYTDETKRACLNWERRYKIIAGIARGILYLHEDSRLRIIHRDLKASNILLDGEMNPKIADFGMARLFAVDQTQENTNRIVGTYGYMAPEYAMHGQFSVKSDVFSFGVLILEIISGHKNSGVRRGDTNEYLLSFVWRNWRDGSPTNIIDPTIINDSVNEVLRCIHIGLLCVQENASSRPTMASVVLMLNSHSLSLPRPSEPAFYVGSGAVDFQDIMMQSSEHNSGQESINQVSITELYPR, encoded by the exons ATGGCTTCTACTTCCTttcatttttctctctttctcctaATAATAACCATTTTCTCATCATCAAAACTAGCAATCGCAGCAAACAACACACAAAATTTCCACTACTTCTGTGATTTCAACAATAGAGGTAACTTCACAAACAACAGCACTTACCAAActaacctcaaaacacttttatCATCTCTCACTTCCAACACACAAATCAACTACGGTTTCTACAATTTCTCAAACGGCCAAAACACTAACAAAGTAAACGCAATTGCTCTCTGCAGAGGCGATGTTAAAAACCAAAACGACTGCCTCAGTTGCCTAAAAGCTTCAAGCAACAATCTCACACAGCTTTGTCCAAACCAGAAAGAAGCAATTGGTTGGTACGAAGATGAAAAATGCATGCTGCGTTATTCAGATCGATCCATATTTCGATTATTGGAAACAGGACCTGCTTATTATGCACACAACCTGGCTAACGCAACTGATTTGAGCGTGTTCAATGAAACTGTCCGAAACCTGCTAGATAATTTAACTCAGAGAGCTTCATCTGGTGATTCTAGTTTGAAATATGCTGCTGATAGTGCGCGCGGTCCGAATGATCAAACTATATATGGTTTGGTTCAGTGTACGCCAGATTTGTCTGAATCTGATTGTAGTTCTTGTTTGGATCAGTCTATAGCGCGAATACCGATTGATTGTTGTAAAGATAAGATTGGTGGAAGAGTCGTTAGGCCTAGTTGTAACATGAGATTTGAAACCAATTTTCGATTCTATGTTCCTACAGCAACCCCGCCACCACCTCCTCCTTCCTCCACCAATAATACTTCCTCACCTCCTCCACCAG GAAAAAGCAAAACTACCACAATCATTGCCATAGTAGTATCAGTTGTTGCTATTGTGGTGCTCATTTTAATCTTCATCTATTTAAGAGCAAGGAAGCGAAGTAAAAGACTTAGAA ttcaagaagaagaagaagaagatgatgatgatgctgatgaaaTTGAAATTTCGGCGTCATTGCAATTCAAGTTAGATACAATAAGAGATGCAACAAATGACTTTTCTGATCAAAATAAACTAGGACAAGGTGGATTTGGAACTGTTTACAAA GGTACACTCCCCAATGGACAAGAGATTGGTGTCAAGAGGTTGTCAAAGGATTCTGGCCAAGGATATTTAGAATTTAAGAATGAAGTTGTTTTAGTGGCTAAGCTTCAACACCGAAATTTAGTCCGACTACTCGGTTTCTGTATAGAAGGAAGAGAAAGACTGCTTGTATATGAATATGTTCACAATAAGAGTCTTGATTACTTCATTTTTGGTAGGTTTGTCTCTATTTCTTTAGTTGTTATTAAAGACATGGTTCTGACTTCTGAGATTCATATCTCTTTTATATGTTTCTATACAGATGAAACCAAGAGAGCGTGTTTAAATTGGGAAAGGAGGTATAAAATCATTGCAGGTATTGCTCGAGGAATTCTTTACCTTCACGAGGATTCTCGTCTACGCATTATCCATCGTGATCTCAAAGCAAGCAATATTCTCTTAGACGGAGAGATGAATCCAAAGATAGCAGATTTTGGTATGGCTAGACTGTTTGCAGTGGACCAAACTCAAGAGAATACAAATAGAATTGTGGGAACCTA TGGATATATGGCACCTGAGTATGCAATGCATGGACAGTTTTCTGTGAAGTCAGACGTATTCAGTTTTGGCGTATTGATTCTTGAGATTATAAGTGGTCACAAAAATAGTGGTGTTCGTCGTGGGGATACTAATGAGTATCTTCTAAGCTTT GTATGGAGAAACTGGCGAGACGGGTCGCCAACAAATATTATAGATCCTACAATAATCAATGATTCAGTAAATGAAGTATTGAGATGCATCCACATTGGGTTACTTTGTGTTCAAGAAAATGCATCTAGCAGACCAACTATGGCTTCTGTAGTACTAATGCTTAATAGCCATTCTCTCAGTCTACCAAGACCTTCGGAACCTGCATTTTATGTAGGTAGTGGAGCTGTAGACTTTCAAGATATAATGATGCAATCATCGGAGCATAACTCAGGTCAGGAATCGATAAATCAGGTTTCCATTACAGAGCTATATCCTCGCTAG